The DNA sequence gagttcatgggcggcaagcagcgggtgattgtggcaaccagcgcgttgggcatgggagtggacgtgcccgatatccggtgcattgtccacatggattggccgtttagcgtgttggattacgcgcaggagagcgggcgagccgggcgagacggggagcggagcgaggccatcatgatggtgcaggacggcgagcagcgagcggcggatgacaagcagggggaggcggagcagcggttggtgcgagcatacgtcgaaggcatagacgaggcggcgacatgtagacgggtaatgttggacgggtatttagacaggcgcgaggccgagcgagctcggtgcgaggagggagaggagaggtgtgacgtatgcatgagagccgacggggaggagatggaggaggaggagatggaggaggaggagatggaggaggagatggaggaggagatggaggaggagatggaagagatggaggaggtggaggaggtggaggaggtggaggagatggaggtggtggaggtggccgagggcggcagcagcaacgaagaagaggcggagacattggagagggagcaagaagaggcgcggcaggcgtttaatcagcagcaacgagagcaaggcggcccgcgacagagattgatacagcagcggcagcaggagttcgccgacgtcgagtggctgcgtaggcagctggcgcaatggataaaccggtgtgggttatgcgaggcggtagggcaaggatcgagcgcacacgacgtacggcaatgttggcgacaggagagccagcggatcaaggagtcgattaagaggatggaagagacaattaagtttgagcgttattcgggctgtttttggtgtggagtgccgcaggagatatgcaatcggtgggaaaggaatagttttgggcgatatcagagagtccaagacggggattgccagtatagaggggtattaataggcgggttattaagtatagcattagggcggagcgaggtaggaaaccgatggacggcgcggttagaggagttcggggttagtaattcaggagcagggccgacgttgtttgagtttttaggaaaaaagcgattgttagagacggttgagagcaataacttagcaggagagttttgttggattacaagattaataggcgagtagaggaaatatagagagttgtaacgttgacgagggtagctccaacagctcgagtaggtcggatagtgtaagcagcgataaaggcaagagcagcaagatcagcgagagcgtaggcagggttagcagcaagagagatagcagcaacagtgacgatagtagcagcagtaagagtagcgacgaaggcgagggcagcgagagcagtgatcaaggcgagagcagcgagagtagtgacgaaggcgagggtagtaaagatattagaggtagcgaaagcagcggcaacagcgagagcaatgagagcaacgacaaagacgagggcagagaaggtaacgagagcggcgagagcagtaagagcgcaggcagcgttggtagcgagagcaatagctgcaacagtggcgatagtggcgatagcgagggcagcgacgacggcgaggatggcgaggatggcgaggatggcgaggacagcgagggcaacttgatggcaggtagcgaaagcagtaatagcagcttgagcagggaggaaaagcgagggtcgtgacgacggcgagagtagctccgatagcgagagcagcaagagcgagagcagcaagagcggcaagagcaacgagagcgaggcaggcgaggcaggcgagagcaacgagatggcaagtagcgagagcgaggcaggcgaggcaggcgaggcaggcgagagcaacgagatggcaagtagcgagagcgtagggagcgagagaggcgagagaaataagagcagcgacatgataggtaccgttggcagcgagagcatcgagagccgcgcatatagcgagagtaacgagaacagagcgagtagcgagagcagcgacgacggtaaggacagcgagagcaggagccgcagcggcgaaaggagttgtagaagccgtagcagcggtaggaagtgagaagcagcgagagtagcgcgagcagtgggggacagcagggacagcgagagcagtagggaaagcaagagcaggggcagaagtagttatagcggccgcaggcgtagtaggagcggtggggagtgaggagcagaagcgaggatatcgatagcagcgagagcagcgaggacggcggggatagtagggatagcgggatcagctgtgagagaagcgaggatagcgagagtaggaaagcaggagccgcaggcgcgatagaagtaagagtagcaagagcagtaagagcaggatgtgtagccgcgaggatagaggcaattaaggtaattaaggtgattgcgatgattgcgaggacagtaagagcaacaagggcagcgcaagaaaggggcgaacggcaagggaattaactattaagttaattgtagcgattgcaaggacagcgggaacagcgaggatagtaagggcagtaagggtagaaaggacagcggaagcagcgaggacaacgaggacagcgaggattgtaaggacagcggaagcagcgaggacaacgaggacagcgaggattgtaaggacagcggaagcagcgaggacaacgaggacagcgaggattgtaaggacagcggaagcagcgaggataatgaggacagcgaggatagtaagaacagcgaggatagtaaggacagtaagagtagcgaggatagcgaaagtaggagagtagcagtagcaatagcagtagccggaggtgtatataagctgtaagaggtaagaggtagaagtaaggatattataagcagcaaggatagcaggggcagaagcggcaacaggtgcaggggtagtaggagtagtaataagaatattaagagcagtgcaagttacaaggacaagggacaaagtaaggacagtagagatagtaagagtatcaggagcagcgagaacagaagccgtaggattgatagcgaagatattaagagcagcaaggaaagcgaaagtagcgagggtagtaagagcagcgacaagaggagcggtagcggccgccgaaaccgcagttaccgcaggtggaggaggcgtaggaggtaaggggcagaagagagcagtagagacagcgggaacagcggggaaagcgagagcagcaagaaggacggggatagtagagatagaggaagtggcgagagcagaagcagtaatagggaggattgcggaatgcggaggagtaagagcggtaggagtaagagtagcaagagcaggacgtagaagtaagagccgtaggagcaggagcagtaagaatagcaggagtagcaagggtaggagctttaaaggcggcagcaacgagggtgttacaagcagcgaaaataataggagcagggagagtggtcgcagtaaggatagcgatagaagcgaggttggcgacagcagggacagtagtagtagcaagaatagcgagagtagcgagagcaatagcagtgagagctagagcattaagagtagcagcaataagagcagtaaccgtaggagtaggcgcattaagagtaaaagctgcaggagtaagagcagtaagggcggaaatagtaggagcgtaattagcgagagcaggagcagcgaggacagcaggagcagctggaatggcga is a window from the Pyrenophora tritici-repentis strain M4 chromosome 7, whole genome shotgun sequence genome containing:
- a CDS encoding ComEC, membrane metal-binding protein; this encodes MLVITPTATTTPVFTAASTNIATAAPTLPILAIHSVLAALAIPAAPAVLAAPALANYAPTISALTALTPAAFTLNAPTPTVTALIAATLNALALTAIALATLAILATTTLLPLLLLLFLLLLLLRLLLLRPALATLTPTALTPPHSAILPITASALATSSISTIPVLLAALAFPAVPAVSTALFCPLPPTPPPPAVTAVSAAATAPLVAALTTLATFAFLAALNIFAINPTASVLAAPDTLTISTVLTLSLVLVTCTALNILITTPTTPAPVAASAPAILAAYNILTSTSYLLQLIYTSGYCYCYCYSPTFAILATLTVLTILAVLTILAVLIILAASAVLTILAVLVVLAASAVLTILAVLVVLAASAVLTILAVLVVLAASAVLSTLTALTILAVPAVLAIATINLIVNSLAVRPFLALPLLLLLSSQSSQSP